The following nucleotide sequence is from Brachyspira suanatina.
ATTGATAATAAAAAAGCTCATCTATATAAAATATACAGATGAGCTTTTTATTTTATATATTAGAAAATAATTTATTCTCTAGATACATTCAATATTTTTGCTTTGAGTTCATTTTCTATATTTCTAAGTTCTATCTCTGCAGCTCTTCTCTTTTCTCTGCCTTCAGTCTGTATTTTTATAACCTCATCTAAGGTAGATATTAACTGCTGATTTGTATGTTTTAAAGTTTCAATATCAACTATTCCTCTTTCTGATTCTTTAGCTGTTTCTATAGTAGAAGTTTTAAGCATATCAGCATTCTTTCTTAACAACTCATTTGTAGTATCAGTAACGGCTCTCTGTGCTTTTGCTGCCTCATTGGAATGATGAAGTCCTATAGCAAGAACCATCTGATTCTTCCAAAGAGGTATTGTATTTGTTATAGTTGATTGAATTTTTTCTGTCATTATAACATTATTATTCTGAACCAAACGTATTTGAGGTATTGTCTGTATAGAAATTGTCTTTGTAAGCTCTAAATCATGTATTCTTTTTTCAAATCTATTAGCCAAATCTTTAAAATCTCTAGCCATTTGTGCATCTTCAGCGGTATTACTTGCAATAGCCTTTGATTCTAAAGCAGGTATTTCATTAGCCATTAAATGATTAAGTTTCTGTTTTCCTGCCTCTATATAAATTTCAAGTTCTTTTAAATATTCCAGATTATAATTATACATTTGATCTAAAATACTTATGTCTTTTAGAAGATTTCTTTGATGTGCTTCTAGATTTTTTACAATACTATCAATATTAGCTTCTACACTAGTATATTTAGCTTTTAATTTAGTAATATTATTAGCAGCTTTCTTGAAGAATCCGAATAAACCTTTTCCTTTAGTTTCATTTTCTATATCAAAACCTTTAAGTTCTGTTATAACATCAGTAATAGCCTCTCCTACTTCACCTAAATCTTTATTCATAACATTACTTAAAGTATTTTCAGAAAACTGTATCATTTTATTTTGAGCTGCTGATCCATAAGACATTATAGATACGGAATCCTGTAAATTAATACTATTTGATAATTGATTTATTTTTGCCAAATCTTCAGGTGTAAATTGTCCATTTGAAACGCTGTTCATATCATTTAATACTTGCTGTGCTGAATTCTGAGGCTGATAATTTTGTGTATTCACAAAGTTTTGCCCCTGCATATTAACAGGCATTGCATTTTGCTGCACAGGCTGAACATTTACGAAATTCTGTCCCTGCATATTGTTAGGCATTACATTTTGCTGTACCGGCTGAGTATTTACAAAATTCTGTCCCTGCATATTGTTAGGCATTGCATTTTGCTGCATAGGCTGAGCATTTACAATATTTTGGTCTTGAATATTATTAGGATGTTGATTA
It contains:
- a CDS encoding toxic anion resistance protein — its product is MENNNLENNQHPNNIQDQNIVNAQPMQQNAMPNNMQGQNFVNTQPVQQNVMPNNMQGQNFVNVQPVQQNAMPVNMQGQNFVNTQNYQPQNSAQQVLNDMNSVSNGQFTPEDLAKINQLSNSINLQDSVSIMSYGSAAQNKMIQFSENTLSNVMNKDLGEVGEAITDVITELKGFDIENETKGKGLFGFFKKAANNITKLKAKYTSVEANIDSIVKNLEAHQRNLLKDISILDQMYNYNLEYLKELEIYIEAGKQKLNHLMANEIPALESKAIASNTAEDAQMARDFKDLANRFEKRIHDLELTKTISIQTIPQIRLVQNNNVIMTEKIQSTITNTIPLWKNQMVLAIGLHHSNEAAKAQRAVTDTTNELLRKNADMLKTSTIETAKESERGIVDIETLKHTNQQLISTLDEVIKIQTEGREKRRAAEIELRNIENELKAKILNVSRE